Sequence from the Salinicoccus sp. Bachu38 genome:
CTTCATTTCATCATGACGAATCAAGAGCAGGCAACATATGATGCGATTAAATTTCTAATCCGCAAGGGCCACACCCGAATTGCATATTCTACGGGCGGCGATTTTACTGAAAACAGCCACGGTGCCTACAGGAATAGAGGTTATCTAAAAGCTCTGGAAGATGCAGGGATCCAATTCAACAAAGAATGGGTTTTCACAGACAACCATACAATTGAAGATGGTATGGCAATTGCCATCCGGCTTTCAAAACTGGTTGAGAGCAGGCGTCCTAAAGCAATCTTTGCTGGCAGTGATGAAGTTGCAATCGGCATCATCCAAAAGCTTGAAGAGTTGAACATCCATGTGCCGAAAGACATGGCAGTCATGGGGTTCGACAACCAACCTTTCTCTGCTTTGGCCAAGGTTCCCATTACGACTGTCGCCCAGCCCGTTGGTGCATTAGGACAGCAGGCTGCTGAGTTAATTGCCAGCATGCTTGAAGAAACTGAATATGAAGTTGATCAATCA
This genomic interval carries:
- a CDS encoding LacI family DNA-binding transcriptional regulator yields the protein MIPIANIKDVANKAGLSVTTVSRYLNDHPYISDEKKKKIQKAMEELDYAPSTLATQLRSNRGKTIGVLVSRITNPYFAYLVDAIEKKVKQGGYHLLIMQTYGDKQEEINTLNMLKEKTISGVIMCSVENDFRTIESYTKYGPIVAAAQTDFKSNSLHFIMTNQEQATYDAIKFLIRKGHTRIAYSTGGDFTENSHGAYRNRGYLKALEDAGIQFNKEWVFTDNHTIEDGMAIAIRLSKLVESRRPKAIFAGSDEVAIGIIQKLEELNIHVPKDMAVMGFDNQPFSALAKVPITTVAQPVGALGQQAAELIASMLEETEYEVDQSQLKLKIIERESA